Proteins encoded together in one Maricaulis maris window:
- the grxD gene encoding Grx4 family monothiol glutaredoxin has product MSATAHDTIKSTIESHDVVLFMKGTPVFPQCGFSSVVARVLDHLQVDFQSVNVLEDDGVRQGIKEFSNWPTIPQLYVKGEFVGGCDIIKEMFETGELQAYFKEKGVVNAA; this is encoded by the coding sequence ATGTCCGCGACCGCTCACGACACCATCAAGTCGACCATCGAGAGTCATGACGTCGTGCTCTTCATGAAGGGTACGCCGGTCTTTCCGCAATGCGGCTTCTCCTCGGTCGTGGCCCGCGTTCTGGATCACCTCCAGGTCGACTTCCAGAGCGTCAACGTGCTCGAGGATGACGGCGTCCGCCAGGGCATCAAGGAGTTCTCGAACTGGCCGACCATTCCCCAGCTTTATGTGAAGGGTGAGTTTGTCGGCGGATGCGACATCATCAAGGAAATGTTCGAGACCGGTGAGCTGCAGGCCTATTTCAAGGAGAAGGGCGTGGTCAACGCCGCCTGA
- the rpsD gene encoding 30S ribosomal protein S4, whose translation MSKRHSQKYKIDRRMGENLWGRPKSPVNSRSYGPGQHGQRRKTKMSDFGLQLMAKQKLKGYYGNITEKQFRRTYDEASRRKGNTAELLIGLLESRLDAIVYRCKFVPTVFAARQFVNHGHVKVNGIKVNIASYRCKPGDVIEVRERSRSMALVLEALDSPERDLPDYIDLDAKAMKATFTRMPEFSEVPYPVQMEPNLVIEFYSS comes from the coding sequence ATGTCGAAGCGTCATTCGCAGAAATACAAAATTGATCGCCGCATGGGTGAAAACCTTTGGGGCCGTCCGAAGTCTCCGGTCAACTCGCGCTCCTATGGCCCCGGCCAGCATGGTCAGCGCCGCAAGACCAAGATGTCCGATTTCGGTCTTCAGCTCATGGCGAAGCAGAAGCTGAAGGGCTATTACGGCAACATCACCGAGAAGCAGTTCCGTCGTACCTATGACGAAGCCTCTCGCCGTAAGGGTAACACCGCCGAGCTGCTGATCGGTCTGCTGGAAAGCCGCCTGGACGCCATCGTCTACCGCTGCAAGTTCGTGCCGACCGTGTTCGCCGCCCGCCAGTTCGTCAATCACGGCCACGTGAAGGTCAATGGCATCAAGGTCAACATCGCGTCCTACCGCTGCAAGCCGGGTGACGTGATCGAAGTCCGCGAGCGTTCGCGTTCGATGGCCCTGGTCCTGGAAGCCCTGGACAGCCCGGAGCGTGACCTGCCGGATTACATCGATCTCGATGCCAAGGCGATGAAGGCCACCTTCACGCGCATGCCGGAATTCTCTGAAGTGCCGTATCCGGTACAGATGGAACCGAACCTGGTTATCGAATTCTACTCCTCGTAA
- a CDS encoding M28 family peptidase has product MRAILASSVLSIALLSTACAAIQPEATAAVSEWTLDRAQLLTDLDVLAADNMEGREVGTEGNARARAYIIGRLEAMGAAPMGDSFEHDFTFEQRRTGAKVEGVNILAFIAGTSDSDRTMVVTAHYDHEGMRGGQIWNGADDNASGVASVLAVTEMFLAEPPEHDVIIAFVDAEERGLQGAHAFVANPPIPVENITFNLNMDMVAMSTDRILWAVGTYHYPFLTTIVDDVASRATVSMPMGYDEPSQEPGADWTNLTDSGAFHAVGIPFIYLGVDYHPHYHQPTDTYENMTLDFFQDASVAVVDFARQADARLDAIGEASGR; this is encoded by the coding sequence ATGCGTGCCATACTGGCGTCATCCGTTCTGTCCATTGCCTTGCTGTCGACGGCCTGTGCGGCAATCCAGCCTGAAGCGACAGCCGCGGTGAGCGAATGGACGCTCGACCGGGCCCAATTGCTGACCGATCTGGACGTGCTCGCGGCGGACAACATGGAAGGCCGTGAGGTCGGGACCGAAGGCAATGCCCGGGCTCGCGCCTACATCATCGGCCGCCTTGAGGCGATGGGCGCGGCGCCGATGGGTGACAGCTTTGAGCATGACTTCACCTTCGAGCAGCGGCGGACCGGCGCGAAGGTCGAAGGCGTCAATATTCTGGCTTTCATCGCCGGCACGAGCGACAGTGATCGCACCATGGTCGTGACGGCACACTATGATCATGAAGGCATGCGGGGCGGGCAGATCTGGAACGGGGCCGATGACAATGCCTCCGGCGTGGCCTCTGTTCTGGCGGTCACCGAGATGTTCCTCGCCGAACCGCCCGAGCATGATGTCATCATCGCCTTTGTCGACGCCGAGGAGCGCGGTCTGCAGGGCGCGCACGCCTTCGTCGCCAATCCGCCCATCCCGGTCGAGAACATCACCTTCAACCTCAACATGGACATGGTCGCGATGTCGACCGACCGCATCCTGTGGGCCGTTGGCACCTATCACTACCCCTTCCTGACGACGATCGTGGACGACGTCGCCAGCCGCGCCACGGTGTCGATGCCGATGGGCTATGACGAGCCAAGCCAGGAGCCCGGGGCTGACTGGACCAACCTCACCGATAGCGGGGCCTTCCACGCGGTCGGCATCCCCTTCATCTATCTCGGGGTCGACTATCACCCGCACTACCACCAGCCGACCGATACCTATGAGAACATGACGCTGGATTTCTTCCAGGACGCCAGCGTCGCCGTGGTGGATTTCGCACGCCAGGCCGACGCTCGCCTCGACGCCATCGGTGAGGCATCGGGGCGGTAG
- a CDS encoding aldo/keto reductase → MIEAAALSRLGLGVTGPHAGLGASRAATTRLIHQAIDLGVTLFDTGPAYGRGEGEYRLGAALGSRRRDAAFIATKAGIHAGGHRDFSAGAVEMSLRDSLKRLRRDHVDLLLLHGPAPEEMTDKLIRRLEAFKARGMIRHIGVCGRGAELDRAIELGVFNALMAPVNDQLDEAARQRLVRARASGLSVIGIEVMAGAARPSGPPRSRGDLWYLARQIKRRLRRDPPAAAGAAPAEGLAWALSQSWTDSVVCLTTRPAHLCANAALVDALEQRPATS, encoded by the coding sequence ATGATCGAGGCAGCGGCCCTCTCGCGGCTCGGCTTGGGCGTCACCGGTCCGCATGCCGGTCTCGGCGCGTCGCGGGCGGCCACGACCCGGCTGATCCATCAGGCGATCGATCTCGGCGTGACCCTGTTCGACACCGGACCGGCCTACGGCAGGGGCGAAGGCGAATATCGGCTGGGTGCCGCTCTGGGCAGTCGCCGACGCGATGCCGCTTTCATCGCCACCAAGGCCGGTATCCATGCCGGCGGGCACCGGGACTTTTCCGCCGGCGCGGTGGAGATGTCGCTGCGCGACAGCCTCAAGCGGCTGCGCCGCGACCATGTCGATCTTCTGCTCCTGCACGGCCCCGCTCCCGAGGAAATGACGGACAAGCTGATCCGCCGCCTCGAAGCCTTCAAGGCGCGCGGAATGATCCGCCATATCGGGGTCTGTGGGCGCGGAGCGGAGCTGGACCGGGCCATCGAGCTGGGCGTTTTCAATGCCCTGATGGCGCCGGTCAATGATCAGCTCGACGAAGCCGCGAGGCAGCGCCTGGTCCGCGCACGCGCGTCCGGACTGTCGGTGATCGGCATCGAGGTGATGGCCGGCGCCGCGCGCCCGTCCGGTCCACCGCGCTCACGCGGCGACCTGTGGTATCTGGCCCGCCAGATCAAGCGCCGGCTGCGACGTGACCCGCCGGCCGCGGCAGGCGCGGCCCCGGCCGAGGGGCTGGCCTGGGCCCTCTCCCAAAGCTGGACTGACAGCGTGGTCTGCCTGACGACACGCCCCGCTCACCTTTGCGCCAACGCAGCGCTGGTTGACGCTCTTGAACAGCGCCCGGCGACGTCCTAG
- a CDS encoding BolA family transcriptional regulator produces the protein MPMPADDIIALIKAGIPDAEIEMTDLAGDNDHWKAVITAESFRGRLRVAQHQMVYAALGDKMGGELHALALETRVPG, from the coding sequence ATGCCCATGCCCGCCGACGACATCATCGCCCTCATCAAGGCCGGGATACCCGACGCCGAAATCGAGATGACCGATCTGGCCGGTGACAATGATCACTGGAAAGCCGTCATCACCGCCGAGAGTTTCCGCGGCAGGTTGCGCGTCGCCCAGCACCAGATGGTCTATGCCGCCCTCGGCGACAAGATGGGCGGCGAGCTTCACGCGCTGGCGCTGGAAACGCGCGTGCCCGGCTGA
- a CDS encoding YHS domain-containing (seleno)protein, producing MTALLTAKTLIGTALCLVMLGLSILTLTGPAAAGEPFRDREGRPVGGHDVVSYHTEDVPLEGLESLTADHNGVTWYFATEANRARFVADPERYVPAYDGHCAYALADGRKVRSDPLAYRIVDGVLYMNFSPSIQARWERDIAGYLERSEANWPALESAPAARPRRWF from the coding sequence ATGACCGCCCTGTTGACTGCCAAAACTCTGATCGGAACGGCTCTGTGCCTTGTCATGCTGGGGCTTTCCATTCTGACCCTGACCGGTCCGGCCGCCGCCGGCGAGCCCTTTCGCGATCGCGAGGGGCGGCCGGTCGGTGGCCATGACGTGGTCAGCTACCACACCGAGGACGTCCCGCTCGAGGGGCTGGAGAGCCTTACCGCCGACCATAACGGCGTGACCTGGTATTTTGCCACCGAGGCCAATCGTGCCCGCTTCGTCGCCGACCCGGAGCGCTATGTCCCGGCCTATGACGGGCACTGCGCCTATGCGCTGGCGGATGGCCGCAAGGTGCGCAGCGACCCGCTCGCCTACCGCATCGTGGACGGCGTGCTCTACATGAATTTCTCGCCGTCAATCCAGGCGCGCTGGGAACGGGATATCGCGGGCTATCTGGAGCGTTCGGAGGCCAATTGGCCCGCGCTTGAGAGCGCACCTGCCGCGCGTCCGAGGCGCTGGTTCTGA